In Streptomyces sp. SID8374, one genomic interval encodes:
- a CDS encoding CoA transferase, producing the protein MTSAPPLSPLTTSEALPLDGHLVHLPPAPPAGLATATEVVRDHLTRLGARFGPDAGPWHGSGSPHTAHDRYATAGPETVIGLGGPHHSRGTDLTLRGWPAGDPTPFDETTAQAATGLMALHGRANGGPRPLGVDYLSTLAGTVATQALLAAALSGLRGTPVRSARVSVAEAALFSLGPYVAAATAGDEPEDTPSPPYRRAARPPFLSADGVRFEVEALEVQPWRDFWRAVGAPAKDIANSWRAFSARSSRAASPLITTLAQCAARHRYADLLLLAERTGMGICALRTLADRRADSDVRYDDDPWELRELPRDEDGGLPVPPYTSSRPHTGFPQLPLGGLRIVESTRGVQGPLATSVLQALGAHVIRIEQPGGDPARGAAPLAGGVSARFAALNAGKEVRETDIRTAAGRRAVAETVAEADVFLHTWAPGEAARLRLDEADLARARPGLIYAWDRAPDGPRPPWTDPMVQAWSGVADTVRTPEGTPAPSLVTLLDILGGHLAAESVLAALLARESGAATGRLRVDSSLLGASRVLLRPLLRGLDESPGTPPSKAGLVAPTADGLIAVGAGAGTTPAELATEPSATWLKRFHAAGVPAREVVTDIASLPQDSALSPYFTHDGCARPTPPWSFS; encoded by the coding sequence TTGACCTCAGCGCCACCGCTCTCCCCGCTCACCACCAGCGAAGCCCTCCCCCTCGACGGCCACCTCGTCCACCTGCCACCCGCCCCGCCCGCAGGCCTCGCCACGGCGACCGAGGTCGTCCGCGACCACCTCACCCGGCTCGGCGCCCGCTTCGGCCCCGACGCCGGACCCTGGCACGGGAGCGGGAGCCCCCACACCGCGCACGACCGGTACGCCACGGCCGGCCCGGAGACCGTCATCGGCCTCGGCGGCCCGCACCACTCCCGGGGGACGGACCTGACGCTGCGGGGCTGGCCCGCCGGGGACCCGACGCCCTTCGACGAGACCACCGCCCAGGCGGCGACCGGACTGATGGCCCTCCACGGCCGGGCCAACGGCGGCCCCCGCCCCCTCGGCGTGGACTACCTCTCCACCCTCGCCGGGACCGTCGCCACCCAGGCCCTGCTGGCCGCCGCCCTCTCCGGCCTGCGCGGCACCCCGGTCCGCTCGGCCCGGGTCAGCGTGGCGGAGGCGGCCCTCTTCTCGCTGGGGCCGTACGTGGCCGCCGCGACGGCCGGGGACGAGCCGGAGGACACCCCCAGCCCGCCCTACCGCCGTGCCGCCCGGCCGCCGTTCCTCTCGGCCGACGGGGTGCGGTTCGAGGTGGAGGCGCTCGAAGTGCAGCCCTGGCGCGACTTCTGGAGGGCGGTCGGCGCCCCCGCCAAGGACATCGCCAACAGCTGGCGGGCCTTCTCCGCACGCTCCTCGCGGGCCGCGTCCCCGCTGATCACGACGCTGGCCCAGTGCGCGGCCCGCCACCGCTACGCCGATCTCCTCCTCCTCGCCGAGCGGACCGGGATGGGCATCTGCGCCCTGCGCACGCTCGCGGACCGGCGCGCCGACAGCGACGTACGGTACGACGACGACCCCTGGGAGCTGCGCGAACTCCCCCGGGACGAGGACGGCGGCCTGCCGGTACCCCCGTACACCTCCTCCCGCCCCCACACCGGCTTCCCGCAACTCCCCCTCGGCGGGCTGCGCATCGTCGAGTCCACCCGGGGCGTCCAGGGCCCGCTGGCCACCTCCGTACTCCAGGCGCTCGGCGCCCACGTCATCCGGATCGAACAGCCGGGCGGCGACCCGGCGCGCGGGGCTGCACCGCTCGCGGGCGGTGTCTCGGCCCGGTTCGCGGCGCTCAACGCGGGCAAGGAGGTCCGCGAGACCGACATCCGTACGGCGGCGGGGCGCCGCGCGGTCGCCGAGACCGTGGCGGAGGCGGACGTCTTCCTGCACACCTGGGCGCCGGGCGAGGCGGCCCGGCTCCGCCTCGACGAAGCCGACCTGGCCCGCGCCCGCCCCGGGCTGATCTACGCCTGGGACCGCGCGCCCGACGGGCCGCGCCCGCCGTGGACCGACCCCATGGTCCAGGCGTGGTCGGGGGTCGCCGACACCGTACGGACGCCCGAGGGGACCCCGGCCCCCTCGCTGGTGACCCTGCTGGACATCCTGGGCGGCCACCTGGCGGCCGAATCGGTCCTGGCGGCCCTGCTGGCCCGCGAGTCCGGGGCGGCGACCGGCCGGCTGCGCGTCGACTCCTCGCTGCTCGGCGCCTCCCGGGTGCTGCTGCGGCCCCTGCTGCGCGGCCTGGACGAGAGCCCGGGGACGCCGCCTTCAAAGGCCGGCCTCGTCGCCCCGACCGCCGACGGCCTGATCGCGGTCGGAGCGGGCGCCGGTACAACCCCGGCCGAGCTCGCCACCGAGCCCTCCGCCACCTGGCTCAAGCGGTTCCACGCGGCCGGGGTCCCGGCCCGTGAGGTGGTCACCGACATCGCCTCGCTCCCCCAGGACTCCGCGCTCTCTCCGTACTTCACCCACGACGGCTGCGCCCGGCCCACACCCCCCTGGAGCTTCTCGTGA
- a CDS encoding acyl-CoA dehydrogenase family protein: MPAPVPALSHDEAVAAARAIAPRLAAYAAEADRLRTLPAEAVRLLDDARLFDVLTPRVWGGGGLGFATALLTTEELSRGCASVGWLRAVMGGNTWTVAQFPMEARQEVFAAPSSRVALQLKLAGPPAHRVPGGYLLRGMWGRFCSGIDHAEWIVAGVSAPPAPGAEPEPHVLLLPQERTVGIDDWHTSGLRGTGSRSFTVPELLVPEHRVLPLSALDPVNPSPHGRPRTTPYRMAFAAVGTVALAGVLLGAARAALDAYAGSPGGSGAGRLDVSALTATVDTARALLLTDLEVLAASSAPGGTPEERARTRRDIAYAGTRCREVVNAVYEASGSAVIYDDAPVQRIWRDANAAAQHPTFDLRRWGTTPS; the protein is encoded by the coding sequence CTGCCCGCCCCTGTCCCCGCCCTCTCGCACGACGAGGCGGTCGCCGCCGCACGGGCGATCGCGCCCCGGCTCGCGGCGTACGCGGCCGAGGCCGACCGGCTGCGCACCCTGCCCGCCGAGGCCGTCCGGCTCCTGGACGACGCCCGCCTCTTCGACGTCCTGACCCCGCGCGTCTGGGGCGGCGGCGGGCTCGGCTTCGCCACCGCCCTCCTGACCACGGAGGAGCTGTCCCGGGGCTGCGCCTCGGTGGGGTGGCTGCGCGCGGTCATGGGCGGCAACACCTGGACCGTGGCCCAGTTCCCCATGGAGGCCCGCCAGGAGGTGTTCGCCGCCCCCTCCAGCCGCGTCGCCCTACAGCTGAAGCTCGCCGGGCCGCCCGCCCACCGCGTCCCGGGCGGCTATCTGCTGCGCGGGATGTGGGGCCGCTTCTGCTCCGGCATCGACCACGCCGAGTGGATCGTCGCCGGGGTGAGCGCCCCGCCCGCCCCCGGCGCCGAACCGGAACCCCACGTCCTCCTCCTCCCGCAGGAGCGGACCGTGGGCATCGACGACTGGCACACCAGCGGCCTGCGCGGTACGGGCAGCCGCTCGTTCACGGTCCCCGAACTCCTCGTCCCCGAACACCGCGTGCTCCCGCTCAGCGCCCTCGACCCGGTCAACCCCTCGCCCCACGGCCGCCCGAGGACGACCCCGTACCGGATGGCGTTCGCGGCCGTCGGCACGGTGGCGCTCGCGGGCGTCCTCCTGGGTGCGGCACGGGCGGCCCTGGACGCCTACGCGGGCTCCCCGGGGGGCAGCGGTGCCGGACGCCTCGACGTGTCCGCGCTCACCGCCACGGTGGACACCGCACGGGCGCTGCTCCTCACGGACCTGGAGGTCCTCGCCGCCTCCTCCGCCCCGGGCGGCACCCCGGAGGAGCGGGCCCGGACGCGCCGGGACATCGCGTACGCGGGGACGCGGTGCCGGGAGGTCGTCAACGCGGTGTACGAGGCGTCCGGTTCGGCCGTGATCTACGACGACGCGCCGGTCCAGCGGATCTGGCGCGATGCCAACGCCGCCGCCCAGCACCCGACGTTCGACCTCCGCCGCTGGGGCACGACGCCCTCATGA
- a CDS encoding helix-turn-helix transcriptional regulator, which produces MATPEAEHFAALLKELKGRSGRSYGVLAGRLHVSTSTLHRYCNGDAVPNEYAPVERFARLCGAAGDELVEVHRRWIVADAARRRPPAGAGAEAVGPVPVPAAPAPVSAPEPVTAPVPEPEPVPVPPVVATVEPSAEGAGGRSPWARLSRRTRVLIAAAGVAALLVPAGVVAADLVGSRAEDGAAAPGRGVRADDYTFVPPTATDPRPSDSPSVSASPSAPPGTPSTAPPAEPGAPGGSGTKQSQGGGTGLGAPPAVTISSYNWEEPCGQFYLVDRGPEGIDPPPPPQDRRGWARKYGGVEGGNALLQLTVQGTAREAVVLKGLFVRVVSRQAPLPWSAYLMGNGCGSGISPQTFASDLDAGHPVVTPVPGTQDDRTLPARPFPFKVTSEDVEVFNLDMKTTGYDVTWYLELKWSSGGREGMLRIDDHGKPFRTSGMRGRPMYTYGNDEVKWEPYLAG; this is translated from the coding sequence GTGGCGACGCCGGAGGCCGAGCATTTCGCGGCCCTGCTGAAGGAACTGAAGGGCCGTTCGGGGCGTAGCTACGGGGTGCTGGCGGGGAGACTGCACGTCAGCACGTCGACCCTCCACCGCTACTGCAACGGTGACGCGGTGCCGAACGAGTACGCCCCGGTCGAGAGGTTCGCCCGGCTGTGCGGGGCGGCGGGGGACGAGCTGGTGGAGGTGCACCGGCGGTGGATCGTGGCGGACGCGGCCCGGCGGCGGCCGCCGGCGGGTGCGGGAGCGGAGGCGGTGGGGCCGGTTCCGGTTCCGGCGGCACCCGCGCCGGTGTCCGCGCCCGAGCCGGTAACCGCACCTGTGCCCGAGCCTGAGCCCGTGCCCGTGCCTCCCGTTGTCGCCACGGTTGAGCCGTCCGCCGAGGGTGCGGGCGGCCGCTCCCCCTGGGCCCGGCTCTCCCGGCGTACGCGGGTGCTCATCGCCGCTGCCGGGGTCGCCGCCCTCCTGGTGCCCGCCGGCGTCGTCGCCGCCGACCTCGTCGGGTCTCGGGCGGAGGACGGCGCGGCCGCGCCTGGCCGGGGCGTCCGGGCGGACGACTACACCTTCGTGCCGCCCACCGCCACCGACCCCCGGCCCTCCGACTCCCCCTCGGTGAGCGCCTCCCCGTCCGCGCCGCCCGGCACCCCGTCCACCGCGCCCCCGGCGGAGCCCGGCGCACCTGGCGGCTCCGGTACGAAGCAGTCCCAGGGCGGCGGTACCGGCCTCGGCGCGCCCCCGGCCGTCACCATCTCCTCGTACAACTGGGAGGAGCCCTGCGGGCAGTTCTACCTGGTGGACCGGGGGCCGGAGGGCATCGATCCGCCTCCTCCTCCGCAGGACCGGCGCGGCTGGGCGCGGAAGTACGGCGGGGTCGAGGGCGGGAACGCGCTCCTCCAGCTGACCGTGCAGGGAACCGCGCGCGAGGCGGTCGTCCTCAAGGGCCTGTTCGTGCGGGTGGTGTCCCGCCAGGCTCCGCTGCCCTGGTCGGCGTATCTGATGGGGAACGGCTGCGGCAGCGGCATCTCCCCCCAGACGTTCGCCTCCGACCTGGATGCCGGGCACCCGGTCGTCACCCCCGTGCCGGGGACGCAGGACGACCGGACGCTCCCGGCCCGGCCCTTCCCGTTCAAGGTGACCTCCGAGGACGTGGAGGTGTTCAACCTCGACATGAAGACCACCGGGTACGACGTCACCTGGTACCTGGAGCTGAAGTGGAGCAGCGGCGGGCGTGAGGGGATGCTGCGGATCGACGACCACGGGAAGCCGTTCCGTACGAGCGGGATGCGGGGGCGGCCGATGTACACGTACGGCAACGACGAGGTGAAGTGGGAGCCGTATCTGGCGGGTTGA
- a CDS encoding DUF4232 domain-containing protein, producing MRTNRIRTTALAATALVAALSLTACGGNEGTKSAGPAPAAASTDSGTTESTTPETAESPAPQSEAPAGSASTPAQGKHAGGNGNSAAQSAKGTAAQDPGPVRTACTAANTKVTVTKVSRPINHLLLTLKNTGSGFCNAYYAPRLGFDGAQSVFRILEDSKPQAVTTLAPGEEAYAGIALTGEPGQGKVYKSKNLSVHFAKRDNSTYDTPVNLKLPSETHWDDNGFVTYWLSDRADALMY from the coding sequence ATGCGCACCAACCGCATCCGCACCACCGCGCTCGCCGCCACCGCACTCGTGGCCGCCCTCTCACTGACCGCCTGCGGCGGGAACGAGGGCACGAAGAGCGCAGGCCCGGCCCCGGCCGCCGCGAGCACCGACAGCGGCACGACGGAGTCCACGACCCCGGAGACGGCGGAATCACCCGCTCCGCAGAGCGAGGCCCCCGCCGGGAGCGCCTCCACCCCCGCCCAGGGCAAGCACGCGGGCGGCAACGGCAACAGCGCCGCCCAGAGCGCCAAGGGGACGGCGGCCCAGGACCCCGGCCCGGTCCGCACCGCCTGCACGGCCGCGAACACCAAGGTGACGGTCACCAAGGTGAGCCGCCCGATCAACCACCTGCTGCTCACGCTGAAGAACACCGGCAGCGGCTTCTGCAACGCCTACTACGCGCCGCGCCTCGGCTTCGACGGCGCCCAGTCCGTCTTCCGGATCCTGGAGGACAGCAAGCCGCAGGCCGTGACCACGCTCGCGCCCGGCGAGGAGGCGTACGCGGGCATCGCCCTCACCGGCGAGCCCGGCCAGGGCAAGGTCTACAAGAGCAAGAACCTGTCCGTGCACTTCGCCAAGCGCGACAACTCGACGTACGACACCCCCGTCAACCTGAAGCTCCCGTCCGAGACCCACTGGGACGACAACGGCTTCGTCACCTACTGGCTGTCGGACCGGGCGGACGCCCTCATGTACTGA
- a CDS encoding dihydrofolate reductase family protein → MNKIVSSISVSLDGFFEDPDGGIDWGLVDEELHQHFNDTFRTAGAFLEGRVTYLQMEEFWPTADQDPANEGPMAEFAGIWRDMPKYVYSRTLESVGPGATLLREVDRDQVCAVRDAAPGDLIVGGADLVETFRRLDLVDEYRIYVHPVLIGRGRPFFGDAEDRQGLRLLASRTFGNGVVLLRYETDPAPADA, encoded by the coding sequence ATGAACAAGATCGTCTCGTCCATCTCGGTCTCCCTCGACGGCTTCTTCGAGGACCCCGACGGGGGGATCGACTGGGGCCTCGTCGACGAGGAGCTGCATCAGCACTTCAACGACACCTTCCGCACGGCGGGCGCCTTCCTCGAAGGGCGCGTCACCTACCTCCAGATGGAGGAGTTCTGGCCGACGGCCGATCAGGACCCCGCCAACGAAGGGCCGATGGCCGAGTTCGCGGGCATCTGGCGGGACATGCCGAAGTACGTGTACTCCCGGACGCTGGAGAGCGTGGGGCCGGGGGCGACCCTGCTGCGCGAGGTGGACCGCGACCAGGTGTGCGCGGTGCGCGACGCGGCCCCCGGGGACCTGATCGTCGGCGGGGCGGACCTGGTGGAGACGTTCCGGCGGCTGGACCTCGTGGACGAGTACCGCATCTACGTCCACCCCGTCCTCATCGGCCGGGGCCGCCCCTTCTTCGGGGACGCGGAGGACCGGCAGGGGCTGCGGCTCCTGGCGTCCCGGACGTTCGGCAACGGTGTGGTGCTCCTGCGGTACGAGACGGATCCGGCACCGGCCGACGCGTGA